The genome window GGGGCAATGCCGATCCGCAGGCGGGCGTAGTCGCGGGTGCCTAACGTGGACTCGATGGACTTGAGCCCGTTGTGCCCGCCGGCACTCCCGGCGGCACGCAGGCGCAGCGTCCCGATGGGGATGGCCACCTCGTCGACGAGCACGAGCAGGTGGTGGAGTCCTGAGAACTCGAGGCGGCGCAGGTAGGGACGCAGGGCGACGCCGCTCAGGTTCATGTACGTCTGTGGCTTGATGAGCCGCACGCGCGCGTCGCCAATCAGGCCATCGGCGACCAGCGCGTCTCCTTCCTGGCGCCAGGGGGCGAAACGCCAAACGTCGGCGAGGTGGTCGAGTGCCCACCAGCCGACGTTGTGACGCGTGCCGTCGTACTTTCGCCCCGGATTCCCGAGGCCGACGATGATCTTCACCTACAGGGGCGTTGCGGGCCGAAGGGCTACTTCTTCGCCTCGGCCTCTTCGTCCGCCTTCGCCTTGCGAATGAGCTCCGGCTCGGCGCCAGTCGCTTCGCCCGTCGCGGCGGTGCCCTCATCGCTCGCCTTCGACGCGCTGACCGTCAGCACCGTGTCGCCGCCGCCGTTGAGCACCTCGACCCCGGCCGGGATCGTGAGGTCGCTGACGTGGACCGATCCACCGACGTTGATGTTGGTGACATCGACTTCGATGCGGCTCGGGATGTTCGCCGGGTCGACGCGGCACTCGAGCTCCTGCGTCACCTGCGTCAGGATGCCGGCGCTGAGGCGCACACCGATGGACGTTCCCGTGATCACGATCGGGATGTTGACCGTCACCAACTCGCCGGCGACCAGTTCCTGGAAGTCGACGTGGATGATGGCGCGCTTGACCGGATGGCGCTGGATGTCACGGATGAGCGTGCGCGACATGGTCCCGTCCACGGCCAGCTCGATGACCGTCGTCTCCGCGGAGACGCGATCGAGCAGGCGGCTGAGCTCGCGAGCGTCCACCGAGAGAGCCTGCGACGCGCGCGCATGGCCGTAGATGACAGCCGGGACGCGGCCGTCACGGCGCAGCGAGCGGGCGACACCCTTACCAGTGCCGGTGCGCGCGGAAGCGGAGAGAGATGCAGTTGCCATGACTCAGAGGACGAGAGGACGGGAAGACGAGAAGACGAGTTGTATCAATCAAAGAGCGAACTGACGGACTGCTCGCTGTGGGTGAAGCGGATGGCCTTGGCCAGCAGCTCCCCAACCGACAGCACCGTCAGGCGGTCAAACTTCTTGCTGGGATCGAGGGCGATCGAGTCGGTGACGACGATCTCCGCGATCGGTGCGCTCTTCAGGCGCTCCACGGCCGGGCCGGAGAGGAGCGCGTGCGTCGCGCACACGTAGATGTCCTTCGCCCCTAACGCCTTGAGGGCGCGCGCAGCCTCGGACACCGTTCCTGCCGTGTCGATCATGTCATCGGGGATGATGCAATCCTTCCCCTCGACGTCACCGACCACGTTCACTACTTCCGACACATTGGCACTCGGTCGCCGCTTGTCGATGATGGCCAAGGTGGCATTCAACCGCTTGCCGAACCCTCGCGCCATCTTCGCCGATCCCACATCCGGCGCCACGATCACCAAGTCCTTCAACTGCTTCTTCTTGAAGTGATTCACCAAAACCGGCGCTGCATACAGGTGATCGACAGGCTTGTCGAAGAACCCTTGCAGCTGGTGCTGGTGAAAATCCAACCCGAGTACCCGATCGGCCCCCGCCTTCTCGATCATGTTCGCCATCAGCTTGGCGCCGATCGCGACGCGAGGCTGGTCCTTTCGGTCCTGCCGCGAGTATCCGTAATACGGCATCACGCAGGTGATGCGCGCCGCCGACGCGCGCCGCACGGCATCCATCAGGAGCAACAGCTCGATGATGTTGTCCGCCGGTGGATTCGTCGGTTGGACGATGAAGACATCCGCACCGCGAATGTTCTCATCGATTCGCACGAAGATCTCGCCGTCCGCGAACTTCGACGTCGTGACCCGTGCGAGGTCGACCCCGAGGTTGCGCGCGATTTCTTCGGCGAGCCCCCTGTTGGCGTTTCCCGAGATCAGCTTGAAACCGCGGAGTACGCCGGGCAGATGGTCCATTGCCGTAGAGCCTTTAAGCCTAGTGGGGACTGATAGTTATGTCAACGAACGACGAACGGCACACAACGGACGGCCCCGACGCGTCGTCGCGTGTCCGCGACGCCATCGCCTCGACCGATCCGCCCGGGTGACGTCCTGATTGGCCCTGGTGGATTCGAACCACCATTCGCAGATCCAAAGTCTGCTGTCCTGCCATTGAACGAAGGGCCAGCACGCCCCAGCCAGCCCACGAAGCTAGTCGTCCACGCGCACGGGCTCAACGTGGCCCGCGGTTGACGTCTCGATCAGCTGCGCATCCTCTCCCCCGGACTCGCTCGCCTGGATCCCGATCGCCACCTCACGGCCGCCGCTGTCCGACGGGCGCTCGTCGATCGCGGGTAGCGCAAACACCGTGGCCCCTGACCCGCTCATGAGCGTGACCGGGAAGACCTCGCGAATCTCCGGATGCCGCATCCCTTCGACGACGCCCCGAATGACCGCGTGCCGCGGAAGCACGACGCGCTCGAACTCGTTGTACGCCATCAGTTCCACGTCGGCCCAGCGCGACAACTGCTCCGGCCGATAGGCGATCGCCCTCGCCGCCTCGGCCGGCTCCTCCGAGAGCCAGCGATACGCATCGGCGGTCGCGACCCCGGTCGAAAAGGCGAACAGGAGACAGGGGCGCTCGGGGAGGGGAGGGAGCGGCATGAGCCGGTCGCCACGGCCCCAGGCGAGAGCGAGCGGCGAGGACTCCTGCGTGAGGAACGGGACGTCGGCACCGAGTGCGGAGCCTAAGCGCAGGAGGTGAAACGTCGGCAGTGGCGCGGGGGCCATTGCGTTGAGCGCCCGGAGCACCGCCCCGGCGTCGGCGCTCCCTCCGCCGAGCCCCCCTCCAACCGGGATCTGCTTGTCGATCTCGATCGAGAAGCCGGTGTTCCATCCGCTGGCCTCGAGAAAGGCGAGTGCGGCGCGCCAGGCGAGGTTCTTCTCCGTGGGCCCGAGTCCGTCAGGAGGGATCGCGGGGCCGGCGCAATCGAGCGATCGGCTCCCCTCCGTGAGACGTACCCGTACCCGATCGCCGAGCGAGAGGCGGCAGAACAGCGTCTCGAGCTGATGGAAGCCGCTGGCTTCCCGGGCCAGCACCCGGAGGAAGAGGTTGACCTTGGCCTGCGCGACGACTTCGGCGCTGCGCATCAGGGGATCTCTCGATCAGGCGGGGGCGCCGGCCTTCGTCGTCCCCCCAGCGGCCTGCTGCCCCAACTCACCGAACTTCATCCCCAGTCGGGCGAAGTAGAACAGGCCGATCAGGGTGATGGGAAGGAAGGCGAGGAGGTGAAAGCCAAGGGCCCACGAGACGGCCAGGTCGCTCTTCACATTGTAGAGCGTGAGGCCGGCCAGTGCCGCCGCCTCGAAGACTCCGAAGAAGCCGGGCGACGACGGAATGGCGACCGAGATCGCAATGACCCCCATCAGGAAGAGCGCGGCCGTGTACGGCGCCTCGATCCCGACGGCGAGAAATCCGATCCAGAACGACAGCCCGTTGACGAGCCACATCACGATGGCCCACCCGAGGACCTTGGCGAAGCGAACCGGTGACCGTAGCGCGCCCAGTCCCGACATGAACGATTCGAGCAAGCGCCGGCCGCGATCGACGAAGCGAGGGGCGATTCGACCCACCACGCCATCCCAGATGCGCACCACCAGCGAGGGAAACATCGCCATCGCGACGACGCCGGCCAGGGCGCCGACGGCCAGAAGGCCGGTCCCCATTGCGACCCGATTGATTGGCTGGCCGCCGATGGTGGTCTCGGGCGGGAAGTCGGAGAAGATCATCGCCGTGACCAGCAGGATCACGACGGTGACGGCGTCGAAGATGCGATCGACCGCGAGGGAGGCGAAGGCGGCCGCGAAGTTCACGCGGGGCTCCTCGCGCGTGAGCGCGTAGGCGCGCGCCAGTTCACCGGCCCGCGCCGGGAAGACGTTGTTCACCATCATCCCGACCGCCGTGGAGCGCCAGAGCGCCCCGAATGGAATGTCGTGGGCGATGGGCTCCAGGATCACCCGCCAGCGCAGGGCGCGCAGCGGGAAGATCAGCGTGGCGACCGTGGCGGAGAGCAGGAACAGTGGGAGGCTCGACTGGCGGAGGACTCCCCAGACCTGGGCGAACGACACCTCGCGCATGGTCCACACCAGAAAAGCAGCGCTCAGCACAAAGCCGAGCGCGCCGCGCCAGCCGATTTTCATCCGTGATTACTCCGCCTGCGCGAGGTCGAGGAGATCGAAGATCTCTTGAAGGGTCGCGTCGTCGGTCGTGCCGCGCTGGCGCATGGCATCCCGCACCTCGATGGCGCGGGCGATGGCCGCCGGTCCGCGGTACAACAGCGATTCGATAGGGACGACGACTTCGTCCTCCTCCAGACGAGCGGGCTCGCTCAGCGGTTCATCATCGAGCGAGCTGAAGCCGGCGATCCCCACCTGCAACAGGTCCTGCAGCTCCCGGCCGGTCGGCGTCGGCGGAGGGCGTCGGCCGCCGATCGCACCCTGGGGACTGGGCGCCGTGGGGGGCGTCGCGCCCGCGAGAGGTGGCTGCGCCGGTCTGGCGAGCGGTGCCGCAACCGGCGCCGCCGGCGCCGCAGGAACGGGCGGGGCGACCCTCGGCGCCGGCAGCACAGGAGGGGCGAACGCGGCGGCCGGGGGAACGGCGGGGGCGCCGATAAACGGGGCGCTCGCGGCCGGCGGCACCACGGGCGACGGAACGCCCAGGGGCGCCGGTGTGGGGACCGGTCGCTCCTCGACCACGCGGTGCGGCTGGATGACCGGCGACATCACCGGCGTGTTGCGTCGCGAGCGCTCCAGCACCGCCAGCCGCCGTTCGATCTCCTCGATCGAGTCGCCAGGGGCGAGCAGCAGCAGGGCACCGGCCTCGATCGCTTCGAGCGGTGACGGGGCGAGCAGGTCGATCTCGCGCGCCGTCTCGCCGAAGAAGGCGGCCACCTGGTGCACGTCGAACGACCCGGCCACGGACTCCATGTCGAGCAGGGCGCCGCGCAGCCCACGCTCGGCGCGCTCGCGCCCGGCGAGGTCGTGCACCTGGCGGGCGTCATTGACGAGGCGCCGCAGGTGCTCCGCCCGCGAGGTCACCTCGGCGCGGAAGCGCTGCATGCGCGTGCTGGGCGGCGCCGCGGCGCGCTGGAGCACGTGCGGGCCTGCGTCGGCATAGTACAGTTCGTCGATGGCCACCACGCGCTCGCCTTCGGCGACCGGGGCCGGCACTTCGAGCGCCGTCACGGCGCGGGCGAAGCGGGCGACCATCGGTTCGTCGGGGGCGGTGTCGCCGCCGTCGCGCAGTCGTGCGGAGGTCTGGCGCAGGACGTCGGCGGCCGAGCGGAAGAGCTCGATCTCGCCCTCGGCGAGCGGCGCGTCGGGCATCAGGGCGCGCGCCGTGCGATCGATGGCGTCGGCGACGTCGGCCAAGGGGGGGAAGTCGCCGATGCCGGCGATCCCGCGCATGGTTCGGGCGCGCGTGAGCGCGTCGTCGAGGGCGCGCTTGTGTCGCGGGTTGGCGACGAAGGCGTCGAGCTCGGCGGCGATGGCCGACGATTGCAGGGCGATGAAGACCGGGGCGGTGGCGGCCGCATCCGGGGCGGCGGATCGGCGCTCTTCGTTAGGCAGGCATCGCTGGAGGTCGGCGAGGCGTGCGTCGGCGCGCGCGGCCTCGCGTTCGCCCCAGGTGCGCACGCCGCGCACGAGGAATCGCAGGTCGTCGACCGTGAGGCGCAGGACGCGATGCAGGTCGACGGTCCACCGCAGGTCGCCATCGCGCACGCCATGGGCGAGCTGTTCGATGAGGCTGGCGATCTGCTCGATGGGCGCGACCTTGGCCATCGACGACGCGCCGCGCAGGGCGCGCGCCGTCGCGATGAAGGCGTTGCCGTCGGGGGGGGCACCGGTGCCGGCGACGAGTTGATCGAGCGCGTCGAGGTACTCGGTCGCTTCGACGAGATAGAACTCCAGGAGTTCCGGCGATCCGGTCATTCGCGAGTCAGGTGGTTGGCGCGAGGGGAAGTTAGGGATGCGTCCCCGTCGCGGGCTAGGTGTGCAACGTGGCGCGCGCGCGATCCATGGCGGCGCGCATCTCGCGCACGGCGGCGGCGATGCCCACGAAGACGGCGCGACTCACGATGGTGTGCCCGATGTTGAGCTCCTCGATTTCGGGGATTGCCGCGATCGGGGTGACGTTGCGCACGGTGAGTCCGTGACCGGCGTGCACGTGCAACCCGAGCGAGTGGGCCAGCGCGGCCGCACGAGCGAGCGCCCCGAGATGTACGGGGTCGTTCGGGTGATGTGCGTAGCTCCCGGTGTGCAGCTCGATCGCGTCGGCGCCGAGTTCGCGCGAGCGCTTGACGGCGGCAGAGACGGGATCGATGAAGAGCGACGACCGGATGCCGGCGGCGCGCATGCGGGCCATGGCCCGTTCGAGGGCGGTGGGATCGTGCGAGACGTCGAGCCCTCCCTCGGTGGTGATCTCCTCGCGACGCTCGGGGACGAAGGTGACCTGAAAGGGGCGCAGCCGCTCGGCGATGGCGAGCATCTCGTCGGTGCAGGCCATCTCGAGGTTGAAGACGGTCTTCACGGAGGTCGAGAGGCGCTCGACGTCGTCGTCCTGGATGTGTCGACGGTCTTCGCGCAGGTGCGCGGTAATGCCATCGGCGCCGGCGGCCTCACAGGCGAGTGCCGCCGCGACCGGATCGGGTTCGTCGGTGCGTCGCGCCTGACGAATGGTGGCCACGTGATCGATGTTGATATAGAGCCGCTGATGGGGCGAAACAGTCGTGGTCATGTGGGAACGCCTCCTGTCTGTGCGGGTACGCCCCCGGCGGCACCGTTGCTCGGCGCCCGGTGCCGGGTTACGTTCGCTCGCAATCTCGCCTGGAGAATCGCGTGAAGAAGTGGATCGTGCTGGTTCCGCTCGTGCTGGCGGCGTGTGGACGCAAGCCGGCGCCCGGCGTCGCGCTCACCGGCGCCGCTGCCCCGCGTCTGGCGGTAGAGTCGTTTCTCGCGGCGGTCAAGTCGCAGGACTTGCAGGCGATGTCGGTCGTGTGGGGGACCAGCAAGGGGCCCGCGCGCGACCAGCTCGAGCGTTCGGAACTCGAGAAGCGCGAGATCATCATGCAGGGGTGCTACGACCACGATCGATACAAGGTTGTGGAAGAGGGACCGGCGCCCGATGGCGAGCGCCTCGTACGCGTCGAGATCACGCGCGGAAAGAAGACCGCCACGCCGGCGTTCTCCGTGGTGAAGGGGCCCTCGGATCGCTGGTACGTGCGCGATGCGGGGATCACCGCCATGAAGGACTTCTGCAAGCGCTAGAGTCGTCGCGAGAGCGCGCGGAACCCTTTCCGCCGTCGCTAGGTTAGTACTCGGACAATTCGACCAGTACACCGGCCGTTGCCGACGGGTGCAGGAAGGCGATGCGCTTGCCTTCTGCGCCGAGACGCGGGGATTCGTCGATGAGGCGGATCCCGGCTTCACGACAGCGAGCCAACGTTCCGTCGAGGTCGTCCACGTTGAAGCAGATGTGGTGAATGCCCGGGCCGCGCTTGGCGACGTACTTGCCAATCGGTGACTCCGGCGATTGGGCCTCGAGGAGTTCGACGAGCGATTCTCCGGCGACGAGTCCCGCGATGCGGGCGCCGTCGGCATCATCGAGCGGCGTCTCGGGCAAACCGAGGACGTCGCGGTAGAACGGGACGATCTCCTCGAGCGAGCGGACGGCAACGCCGATGTGGGCGATGCGCGTCCCGCGCCGGGATGGGTCGGATGATGGCAGCTGTGACATCAGGAGTCGGCGCTCCGGAATGGGTCGGTGCGCGCGCAAGTTAATCTGAGCGTCGATGGGGTGAATCCCCACGTGGAGGAATGCACGATGTCGAACACGATGGCGGTGACGGACGCGAACTTCGCCAGTGAGATCGAGCAGGCGAGTGGGCTGGCGGTCGTGGACTTCTGGGCCGAATGGTGCGGGCCGTGCCGTATGGTAGGCCCCATCGTCGACCAACTCGCCGCCGAGTACGCCGGAAAGGCGAAGGTCACGAAGCTCGATGTGGACAGCAACCAGAAGACGGCGATGAAGTACAACGTGCGCTCGATCCCGACGATCCTGTTCTTCAAGGACGGCAAGGTGGTCGACACGGTCATCGGCTTCGCGCCCAAGCCGGCGCTCGAGCAGAAGTTCAAGCAGCACTCGGCGAACTGAACGCGCTCGCGCGCGGCGGCTTCTCTTCGCGTCGGCCGGGGGGCACTCGCCCTCCGGCCGACGTCGTCTTGAGGCGGGTCGCTTCCCCCGCAGGTGAGGGTCGCGGGGGGGCATCTCGCGGTCGTATTCTTGGGGGGTGACCACGACACCTCCCGCTGCTGTCGCGCCCGACCTCTCCGGCGACGCTCCGCCTTCGACCGCGGGGACGCTCTACGTCGTCGCCACGCCGATCGGGAACCTGGGCGACATCACGTATCGCGCGGTCGAGACGCTGGGGCGCGTGTCGGTGATCCTGTGTGAGGACACGCGGCATTCCCGTGGGCTGCTCGACCACTACGGCATCACCACGCCGGTCGCATCGCTGCACGAGCATAACGAGGCGCGCGAGACGCCGCGCTTGCTCCGACGGCTGGGGGACGGGGAGTCGATGGCCCTGATCTCCGATGCCGGAACGCCGTTGGTGTCGGATCCCGGGGCTCGGCTCGTGCACGCCGCCGTCGAGGCCGGAGTTCCCGTCGTGCCGGTGCCGGGGCCCTCGGCGCTCATCACGGCGCTCAGCGCCGCTGGCCTGCCGACCGATGCCTTCACCTTTCTCGGCTTTCTCGCCCGCAAGGGGAAGGAGCGCGCGTCCCAACTCGAGTTGCTCAGCACCCTGCCGCACACAGGCGTAGTGTACGAGGCGCCCAATCGTGTGGGCGATACGCTGGAGGAGCTGGCACAGGTGATGGGGGGCGCGGCGAGTGCGCGACGCGCCGTGCTCGCGCGCGAGCTCACGAAGAAGTTCGAGGAGTTTCGCCGGGGGAGCGTGGTCGAGCTCGCGGCCGGCGCGCGCGAGCGACCACCGCGCGGCGAAGTCGTGCTGCTCATCGAAGGGTGCGGCGCGGTGGTCGTCGACGAAGCGGCGCTGCGCGACGCGGCGCAGGCGCTGCGTCGCGAGGGGGCCACCACGAAGGAAATCGTTCGCTCGCTCGTGGACCGGTTCGGCGCCGCGCGCAATCTGGCCTATCGTGTAGCACAGGACGCATGATCTCTCGTCGCCGCGTGGCTTTCCCCGCTCGCCTCCCCAGACTGGCTCTCGTGCTCCCTCGCCTGCTGTCTCGTCCGATGTCCCGCCCGCTCTCGCGTCTGCTGCGCTGTGGCCGAGTGGTCGCGCCGGTCCTCCTCCTGTCCCTCGCGGGCTTCGCACCGTCCTCGGCCACGCGGCTGGGGATTGCCCGCCTGCAGTATGATGGAGGGGGAGACTGGTATGCGAATCCGTCGAGCCTTCCCAACCTGTTGAAGGCGATCAACGAGCGCACGACGCTGCGTGTGGAGCCGACCGAGGGGCGTGTGACGCTGGCCGACGACCGGCTGTACGATTTCGCCTTCCTGCACATGACCGGTCACGGCACGGTGAAGTTCTCCGACCAGGACGTGACTCGGCTGCGGGAGTGGCTGCTGCGCGGCGGCTTCCTGCACGTGGACGACAACTACGGGCTCGACGAGAGCTTCCGGAAGGAGATTGCCCGCGTCTTTCCCGACCGTCCGCTGGTGGACGTTCCACTCTCGCACCCCATCTATCGCGTGGTGTATGACTTTCCGCGGGGGGTCCCCAAGGTGCACGAGCACGATGGCAAGCCGGCTCGAGGATACGGGATCTTCATCGGGGAGCGACTTGCGGTGTACTACACCAGCGAGAGCGACCTCGGGAACGGGTGGGAAGACGTGGGGACCTACAATGATCCACCGGCGCTGCACGAGACGGCGCTTCGCATGGGCGTGAATCTCTTCGTGTACGCGATCACCAGCCGGCCGGTCTCATGACGCTTCTCGAATTGGTGGAGCGCGAACGCCGAGGCGTCGCGCGGCAGTTGACGGCGGGGGGCGTGGCGCTGGTCGTGGCGGGCGCGGTGCTCGTCCTGCTTGCGGCCACGCTGGCGTTAGGCGACAGCCGTTGGCTGGCATTGCCGCGCATCACGCCGTTTGTCGGCTGGGCGGTGGCGCTCGGGGCGGCGGCACTGCTGGCGCGCTGGGTGCGCGGGCGGCTGACCGACGAGACGTCGGTGACCCGCATCGCCCATGCGGTGGAGCAGGAGCGACAGCTGCGCGCCGGCTCGGTGCGCGGGGCGCTGGAGGTGGCGGACGCCGGCGTGCTCGGTCGCCTCAACGCGGAGCAGGTGGCAGGGCGGTTGGCGGCGTTCGGGCCGCCGGCGCTGGCGCCGGGGCTGCGCAAGCAGGTCGCGCGCCGTGCGATGGGGGCACTGGGCGTTGCCGCGGTCGGGCTGCTGGCCCTCGTCTCGGCGGCGTCGGCGGCCCCGGATGGGTGGCGTGCGTTGTGGCACCCCGTCCGGGCGTGGAACGGCACCCTGCTGGGCGGGGTGACGCTGAGCGAGGCGCCGCGTTCGGTGCTGCGCGGCGAGAAGGTGCGGCTGACGGTCCGGGCTCCGGGGCGACGCCTGGTCACGGTGGCGCAGCGCGTGACGGGGAGTTCGTGGCGTTCCAGTGCCGTGGCGCTCATCGGCGACTCGGCCGTGGTGACGCTCGGCCCGCTCGACGCGGACCTGGCGCTGTATGCCACCGACGGGCGGAGCACGAGCGACACCATGGCGGTGCGCGTGGTCGATCGCCCGTTCATCGGCGACGTGACGATCAAGGCGGTGTATCCCGCCTACCTGGCCCGCAAGGCGGAGGCGATCGCGTTAGGCGAGCTGGTGCGGATTCCGCGCGGGACGGTCCTGGAGATCGACGGGCATTCGTCGACGGAGCTGTCGACCGTGACGTTGGCGGGGACGGGACTGCGCGCGTCGCTGGAGGTGTCGGACCGCAGCTTCCGCGGCCGCCTGCAGCCGACGGTTGGCGGGACGTTCGCCTGGGCCGCCACCGGGCGGAACGGGGCCATCGAGGACCTGCCGCCCGCCCTCCAGCTGGAGGTGCAGGCCGACTCGGCGCCGCGCGTGGAGATCCTGTCGCCGGGGCGCGATACGCTGGTGCTGGTGCGCGACACGATCGGGGTGTCGGTGCTCGCCACCGACGACCACGGGTTGTCGACGGCGTCGCTGCGGGTCACGATCGTCAATGCCCGCGGCGAGGTGCGTTCATCGGTGACGCGGGCGTTAGGCAAGGCCGAAGGGGAGCAATTCCAGGGGCAGCTGTCGCTCTCGATGTCGGCGCTGACCCCCGGCGACGCCATGAAGCTGGTCGCGGTCGCCACCGATGGGTCGCCGTGGCGGCAGGCCGGCGAGAGCCCGGAGATCACGCTGCGCCTCCCGAGCGTGAGCGAGCAGCGCGAGGCGATGCGCAATGCCGCCGACTCGGCGGTCGCGCAGGCGCAGGCCACGGCCAACGCGCAGAAGCAGCTCAACCAGCGGACCGCCGACGCCGCCAAGGCGCGGCAGCGCGAGCCGCAGAAGGGCAGCAAGGACGCCATGTCGTACGAGGCGGCCGAGCAGGCCAAGCAGTTCGCCAAGGAGCAGCGGCAGCTGGCGGACCGCATGCAGCAGATGCAGCAGATGGCGAAGAACATGGAGCAGCAGCTCAAGCAGGCCGGGGCGCTGGACAGCGCGCTGCAGGACCGGTTGCGCGAGGCGCAGAAGCTGCTGCGCGATGCCCTGACGCCCGAGCTGCAGGAGAAGCTCCGCAAGCTCGAGCAGGCGTCGCAGAACATGTCGCCTGACGAGTCGCGCAAGGCGCTGCAGGACCTGGCCGACCAGCAGCGCAAGTTGCGCGAGCAGCTGGAGAAGAGCGTGGAGATGCTCAAGCGCGCCGCGCTCGAGGGGCAGATGCAGACGCTCAAGGACGAGGCGAAGGACCTGGCCAAGAAGCAGCGCGAGCTGGTCGATTCGATGCGCACGGCCGACCAGCAGCAGGAGAAGCGCGCCGCCGAGCAGCTCGCCAAGGAGCTCTCCGACCGGGCGAAGAACCTGCAGGAGGACGTGAAGCAGCTGCAGGAGCGCCTGAAGAAGGAGAAGGCCGAGGCGGGGGCCGATCGGGTGCAGGAGGCCAACGACAAGATCGACGAGTCGCTGGAGAAGCTGCAGCAGGCCATGCGCGAGCAGGGGCAGAAGCAGCAGGGGCAGCCCGGCGAGAAGCAGGAGGGGCAGCCCGGCCAGCCGCAGGCAGGGGAGAAGCAGGGACAGCAGGGGCAACAGGGGCAGAAGCAGTCCGGCGAGAAGCAGCCCGGCGGGGAGAAGCAGCCGGGGGGCGAGAAGCAGCAAGGGGGCGAGAAGCAGCAGGGGCAATCCGCCCAGCAGGGACAGCAGGGGCAGTCGTCCAACGATCCCAAGCAGCAGGGGCAGAGCCAGCAGCAGGGGCAGGGACAGAAGGGCGGACAGGCGGGCCAGCAGCAGGGCAACGAGGCGTCGGCCGAGCAGGCGGCGAAGGCGATGGAAGACGCCGCCAACGAGCTCGGGAAGGCGCGCGAGCAGCAGGTGGGGGAGTGGAAGAAGGAGCTCACCGGCGAGATGGATCGCTCGATCCAGGAGATGTTGCAGCTGGCGCGGGAGCAGGACAACCTGGAGCAGCAGGCGCGCAGCGGCACGTCGCCGTCCGACCTGCGGGCGCAGCAGAGCGCCCTGCAGCAGGGCGTGGACAAGACGATGCAGCGGCTGCAGCAGGCGGCGACCAAGTCGAACCTGTTGTCGCAGCGGTCGCTGCGCATGATGACGGATGCCCGCCGCAAGGTGGAGGAGGCGACGGCGCAGACGCAGCGCGCGCAGACCGGCCAGCAAATGGCGAGCGCGATGCGCGAGGCCGGGGAGTCGCTCAACCAGGCGGGGGCGTCGTTGGTGCGCGATCGCGAGCGCACGCAGAACAGCGAGTCGTCTACCGGCTTTGCCGAGATGCTCGAGCAGCTGCAACAGATGAGCAAGGCGCAGCAGGCGCTCAACTCGGCGGCGCAGGACCTCATGCCCAAGCCCGGCAGCAAGATGGACGGGCAGGGGCAGAATGCGGCGCGCGAACTGGCCAAGCAGCAGCGCGAGGTGGCGGCCAAGCTCGAGGAGCAGGGCGATCG of Gemmatimonadota bacterium contains these proteins:
- a CDS encoding DUF4159 domain-containing protein, translated to MSRPLSRLLRCGRVVAPVLLLSLAGFAPSSATRLGIARLQYDGGGDWYANPSSLPNLLKAINERTTLRVEPTEGRVTLADDRLYDFAFLHMTGHGTVKFSDQDVTRLREWLLRGGFLHVDDNYGLDESFRKEIARVFPDRPLVDVPLSHPIYRVVYDFPRGVPKVHEHDGKPARGYGIFIGERLAVYYTSESDLGNGWEDVGTYNDPPALHETALRMGVNLFVYAITSRPVS
- the rsmI gene encoding 16S rRNA (cytidine(1402)-2'-O)-methyltransferase, with the protein product MTTTPPAAVAPDLSGDAPPSTAGTLYVVATPIGNLGDITYRAVETLGRVSVILCEDTRHSRGLLDHYGITTPVASLHEHNEARETPRLLRRLGDGESMALISDAGTPLVSDPGARLVHAAVEAGVPVVPVPGPSALITALSAAGLPTDAFTFLGFLARKGKERASQLELLSTLPHTGVVYEAPNRVGDTLEELAQVMGGAASARRAVLARELTKKFEEFRRGSVVELAAGARERPPRGEVVLLIEGCGAVVVDEAALRDAAQALRREGATTKEIVRSLVDRFGAARNLAYRVAQDA
- the mce gene encoding methylmalonyl-CoA epimerase is translated as MSQLPSSDPSRRGTRIAHIGVAVRSLEEIVPFYRDVLGLPETPLDDADGARIAGLVAGESLVELLEAQSPESPIGKYVAKRGPGIHHICFNVDDLDGTLARCREAGIRLIDESPRLGAEGKRIAFLHPSATAGVLVELSEY
- the trxA gene encoding thioredoxin, producing the protein MSNTMAVTDANFASEIEQASGLAVVDFWAEWCGPCRMVGPIVDQLAAEYAGKAKVTKLDVDSNQKTAMKYNVRSIPTILFFKDGKVVDTVIGFAPKPALEQKFKQHSAN